One Leisingera caerulea DSM 24564 genomic window carries:
- a CDS encoding aldehyde dehydrogenase family protein, whose translation MTGAEQAAFSRVQISWQCPSKYRNAGQTCVCANRFFVQEGIHDAFVEKFTARVRGLRVGDGFGEDVQIGPMIDQAAVEKVEELVADATGRGGTISTGGKRHALGKSFFEPTVLTDVSPEFQIFHEEIFGPVAAIIKFGDPEEMYEMANRTPFGLAAYFYGQNLSRVWRTAEALDFGIVGANTGMISTEVAPFGGMKESGNGREGSKYGIEDYLEVKYFCLSI comes from the coding sequence ATGACGGGCGCGGAGCAGGCCGCATTCAGCCGGGTGCAAATAAGTTGGCAATGCCCATCAAAGTACCGCAATGCGGGCCAGACCTGTGTTTGCGCCAATCGTTTCTTCGTGCAGGAAGGCATCCACGACGCTTTTGTAGAAAAATTTACCGCCCGGGTCCGCGGGTTGCGCGTCGGTGACGGTTTCGGTGAAGATGTGCAAATTGGACCGATGATCGATCAGGCCGCGGTTGAAAAAGTTGAGGAACTGGTTGCTGATGCAACTGGCCGAGGGGGCACGATCAGCACCGGCGGCAAGCGCCACGCGCTGGGGAAAAGCTTTTTTGAGCCGACGGTACTGACCGACGTGTCGCCGGAGTTTCAAATCTTTCACGAGGAGATTTTCGGCCCTGTCGCAGCTATCATCAAGTTTGGCGATCCTGAAGAAATGTACGAAATGGCCAACAGAACCCCATTTGGGTTGGCTGCATATTTCTACGGTCAGAACCTTAGCCGCGTCTGGCGCACCGCCGAAGCGCTGGACTTCGGCATCGTTGGTGCCAACACCGGCATGATCTCGACCGAGGTCGCGCCATTTGGCGGGATGAAGGAAAGCGGCAACGGGCGCGAAGGATCTAAATACGGAATAGAGGACTATCTAGAGGTTAAGTACTTCTGCCTCTCCATCTGA
- a CDS encoding IS6 family transposase, which translates to MKTVPTIRRLKGFRFPREIISYAVWAYHRFALSTADVEDLLAERGVMVSRETVRNWVNRFGRHFADCIKRDRPGASDKWHLDEVVVPINGVKFWLWRAVDANGNVLDILVQKQRNAKAASRFLKRLIDRFGAPRVVITDKLRSYIRPIRNLVANADHRAHKGLNNRIEGSHRPTRKREKLMGRFKSPGQAQRFLDAHDQINMFFRPRRYRLTATSYRHARSDAFDLWNGYALEMTA; encoded by the coding sequence ATGAAAACCGTGCCGACAATTCGACGCCTGAAGGGCTTTCGTTTTCCCCGCGAGATCATCTCCTATGCCGTCTGGGCTTACCATCGGTTTGCGCTGAGCACGGCAGATGTCGAGGATCTGCTGGCCGAACGCGGCGTGATGGTCAGCCGGGAAACCGTCCGGAACTGGGTGAACCGGTTTGGCCGCCATTTCGCCGATTGCATCAAGCGCGACAGGCCGGGCGCCAGTGACAAATGGCACTTGGATGAAGTCGTTGTTCCGATCAATGGCGTGAAGTTCTGGCTTTGGCGGGCAGTCGACGCGAATGGGAATGTGCTCGACATTCTCGTGCAAAAGCAACGTAATGCAAAGGCCGCCAGCCGGTTCTTGAAGCGGCTGATCGACCGGTTTGGCGCGCCGCGGGTCGTGATCACCGACAAGCTGCGCAGTTACATCAGGCCGATCCGCAACCTCGTGGCGAATGCTGATCATCGGGCGCACAAGGGCTTGAACAACCGGATCGAAGGATCCCATCGGCCAACCCGCAAGCGAGAGAAACTCATGGGGCGGTTCAAGTCACCCGGACAGGCTCAGAGATTTCTGGACGCACATGACCAGATCAACATGTTCTTCCGTCCCCGCCGCTATCGTCTTACCGCCACATCGTACCGCCACGCCCGATCCGATGCCTTTGATCTTTGGAACGGCTACGCACTCGAGATGACCGCATGA
- a CDS encoding AbgT family transporter, with the protein MAESMATMASFIVIVFFAAQMLAYFSWSNLGQIMAIKGAEALEDQNGFVLIIGIIFLVTMLNLVIGSASAKWAILAPIFVPMLMYLGFHPAFTQMLYRIGDSITNPITPMVPYMPLLLSFAQRYVNGIGIGTLIAALLPYSIAFAATWVVMILLWYLTGWPLGPDGLIFYGAP; encoded by the coding sequence ATGGCCGAGTCCATGGCCACGATGGCAAGCTTCATCGTCATCGTGTTCTTCGCGGCGCAGATGCTGGCCTATTTCAGCTGGTCCAATCTGGGGCAGATCATGGCGATCAAGGGCGCCGAGGCGCTGGAAGATCAGAACGGGTTCGTGCTGATCATCGGTATTATCTTCCTGGTCACGATGCTGAATCTGGTGATCGGCTCCGCCTCGGCCAAATGGGCAATCCTGGCGCCGATCTTCGTGCCGATGCTGATGTATCTGGGCTTTCATCCGGCCTTCACGCAGATGCTCTACCGGATCGGCGACTCGATCACCAATCCGATCACGCCGATGGTCCCCTATATGCCGCTGCTCCTGTCTTTTGCGCAGAGATATGTGAATGGGATCGGCATCGGCACGCTGATCGCCGCGCTGCTGCCCTATAGCATCGCCTTCGCGGCCACCTGGGTTGTGATGATCCTGCTTTGGTATTTGACGGGCTGGCCGCTCGGTCCCGATGGCCTGATCTTCTACGGCGCGCCCTAG